One genomic segment of Brachionichthys hirsutus isolate HB-005 chromosome 13, CSIRO-AGI_Bhir_v1, whole genome shotgun sequence includes these proteins:
- the dtnbp1b gene encoding dystrobrevin binding protein 1b → MSTSPATTDGSQRNSLEVDVEHAQRVLGAEQGGLQPPQVKLKERQKYFEEAFQQDMEQYLSTGYLQIAERREPIGSMSSMEVNVDMLEQMDLMDMSDHEALDVFLLSGGEDNSASSPVTGPDVESFTAEISLQVPTQAELRHKLSDTEAGEEEEEEEEEPEQGGGVGGRRRRPPVGVTLNEENVHPDTPLTDRVDHGDQIIKDCEETRPKV, encoded by the exons ATGTCCACCTCGCCCGCCACGACAGACGGGAGCCAAAGGAACTCTT tggAGGTCGATGTGGAGCATGCACAGCGGGTCCTCGGCGCTGAACAGGGAGGCCTCCAACCCCCCCAGGTCAAGCTGAAGGAGCGGCAGAAGTACTTCGAGGAGGCCTTCCAACAAGACATGGAGCAGTACCTGTCCACCGGCTACCTGCAGATCGCCgagaggagag AGCCAATAGGCAGCATGTCCTCCATGGAGGTGAACGTCGACATGCTGGAGCAGATGGATCTGATGGACATGTCTGACCATGAAGCTCTGGACGTGTTTCTGCTTTCTGGAGGGGAGGACAACAGCGCCTCCTCACCCGTCACAG GACCAGATGTGGAGTCCTTCACCGCAGAGATCAGCCTTCAGGTTCCCACCCAGGCCGAGCTCCGCCACAAGCTCTCCGACACAGAGGccggggaggaagaagaggaggaggaggaggagccggagcaAGGAGGCGGTGTAGGCGGACGGAGGAGACGGCCCCCTGTGGGGGTCACCCTGAATGAAGAGAACGTTCACCCCGACACGCCGCTGACGGACCGGGTGGACCACGGGGACCAGATCATCAAAGACTGTGAGGAGACCCGGCCGAAGGTTTGA